From Sphingomonas hengshuiensis, one genomic window encodes:
- a CDS encoding TIGR02466 family protein: MAGDFDSIRVRAEQLGLFETMVLHGRCSDSEPLSVALEAAIRAKQGEGVGVERSNVGGWHSKTDMLGWGGPAAARLADLAVRLAKRMSQFDGRDSASVAWDVKMWANVSPPGALNMSHAHPGVLWAAVYYVATPGEGGELYLEDPRFPLPQMTLPGFRVLGLDGQPQPVEHRIAPSRGDLVLFPAWIRHGVRPHRGAGDRISIAMNLSAR, from the coding sequence ATGGCTGGCGACTTCGACTCGATCCGCGTGCGTGCCGAGCAGCTTGGGCTGTTCGAGACGATGGTGCTGCATGGCCGGTGCAGCGATTCCGAGCCGCTGAGCGTCGCGCTGGAGGCGGCGATCCGGGCGAAGCAGGGGGAGGGCGTGGGGGTCGAGCGCTCCAATGTCGGCGGCTGGCATTCGAAGACCGACATGCTCGGCTGGGGCGGGCCCGCCGCCGCCCGGCTCGCCGACCTTGCGGTGCGGCTGGCGAAGCGGATGTCCCAGTTCGACGGGCGCGATTCGGCGAGCGTCGCGTGGGACGTCAAGATGTGGGCCAATGTCTCGCCCCCCGGCGCGCTCAACATGAGCCATGCGCATCCCGGCGTGCTGTGGGCCGCAGTCTATTATGTCGCGACGCCGGGCGAGGGCGGCGAGCTGTACCTCGAGGACCCGCGATTCCCGCTGCCGCAGATGACGCTGCCCGGATTTCGCGTGCTGGGGCTGGACGGGCAGCCCCAGCCGGTCGAGCACCGCATCGCGCCGTCGCGCGGCGATCTGGTGCTGTTTCCGGCCTGGATCCGGCACGGCGTGCGGCCGCATCGGGGGGCGGGCGACCGGATTTCGATTGCGATGAACCTGTCGGCGCGGTGA
- a CDS encoding ArsC family reductase yields the protein MTVCIYGIKACDTMKKARGWLEAQGVAHDFHDYKTAGIDAARIARWIALVGWEPLLNRNGTTFRKLPDADKAGIDAAKATALMLAQPSMIKRPVVEYPGGLLVGFAPDRFAAALL from the coding sequence ATGACCGTCTGCATCTATGGCATCAAGGCGTGCGACACGATGAAGAAGGCGCGGGGCTGGCTCGAGGCGCAGGGCGTCGCGCATGATTTTCACGATTACAAGACCGCCGGGATCGACGCCGCGCGCATCGCCCGGTGGATCGCGCTGGTCGGGTGGGAGCCGCTGCTCAACCGCAACGGCACCACGTTCCGCAAGCTGCCCGATGCCGACAAGGCCGGGATCGACGCGGCCAAGGCGACCGCGCTGATGCTGGCGCAACCGTCGATGATCAAGCGGCCCGTGGTGGAGTATCCCGGCGGGCTGCTGGTCGGGTTCGCGCCGGATCGGTTCGCGGCGGCGCTGCTGTAA
- a CDS encoding LPXTG cell wall anchor domain-containing protein — MSSNGFLSSLNLMTLVVGLIVVAIGFAFFLRKRRNRHPLDGQRERNVAQDLDAGKSAPDHLPPS; from the coding sequence ATGTCTTCCAACGGATTTCTTTCCTCGCTCAACCTGATGACGCTGGTCGTTGGCCTGATCGTGGTCGCGATCGGCTTTGCGTTCTTCCTGCGGAAGCGGCGCAACCGGCATCCGCTCGACGGCCAGCGGGAGCGGAATGTCGCGCAGGATCTGGATGCCGGGAAGAGCGCTCCGGACCATCTGCCGCCGTCCTGA
- a CDS encoding GNAT family acetyltransferase, with translation MAQLPVSEAIAADAGAVIALWEACGLTRPWNDPAADFARAVDGPCSAVLVVRFAEGIDGSVMVGSDGHRGWVYYLAVHPERRRGGTGRALMAAAEGWLRERGVPKIQLMVREGNDAALAFYAALGLERQPVVTLGRFLGDAV, from the coding sequence ATGGCGCAACTTCCGGTCAGTGAGGCCATCGCCGCCGATGCCGGGGCGGTGATTGCGTTGTGGGAGGCGTGCGGGCTGACGCGGCCGTGGAACGATCCCGCCGCCGATTTCGCGCGGGCGGTGGACGGGCCCTGTTCGGCGGTGCTGGTCGTGCGCTTCGCCGAGGGGATCGACGGCAGCGTCATGGTCGGCTCGGACGGGCATCGCGGCTGGGTGTACTATCTCGCCGTCCATCCGGAGCGGCGGCGCGGCGGCACGGGCCGCGCGCTGATGGCCGCCGCCGAGGGCTGGCTGCGCGAACGGGGGGTGCCCAAGATCCAGCTCATGGTGCGCGAGGGCAATGACGCGGCGCTCGCCTTTTACGCCGCGCTCGGGCTGGAGCGGCAGCCGGTGGTGACGCTGGGGCGCTTTCTGGGGGATGCGGTCTGA
- a CDS encoding DUF3429 domain-containing protein, protein MTTPPEPLRPLGRTALWLGYAGLLPQMLGLLLFAIDGEMRWVVPAAGLFYAALIFSFVGGAWWGAAVASGREAPWLFVVAVLPSLIGWAALLPWLWGWDWPAGYLVAIGVLLAASPLVDRWLVRVVAMPGDWMTLRTRLSVGLGAMTVLLGVLAAA, encoded by the coding sequence ATGACGACTCCTCCCGAACCCCTTCGACCGTTGGGCCGCACTGCGCTCTGGCTGGGCTATGCCGGGCTGCTGCCCCAGATGCTGGGGCTGCTGCTCTTTGCGATTGACGGCGAGATGCGCTGGGTCGTGCCTGCCGCCGGGCTGTTCTACGCTGCGCTGATCTTCAGCTTTGTCGGCGGCGCGTGGTGGGGCGCGGCGGTGGCGAGTGGGAGGGAGGCGCCGTGGCTGTTCGTCGTGGCGGTGCTCCCAAGCCTGATCGGCTGGGCGGCGCTGCTGCCCTGGCTGTGGGGATGGGACTGGCCCGCGGGGTATCTGGTCGCGATCGGGGTGCTGCTGGCGGCGTCGCCGCTGGTCGACCGGTGGCTGGTGCGCGTGGTGGCGATGCCGGGCGACTGGATGACGCTGCGGACGCGGTTGTCGGTGGGGCTGGGCGCGATGACGGTCCTGCTGGGGGTGCTGGCCGCAGCCTAG